A window of Fundulus heteroclitus isolate FHET01 chromosome 15, MU-UCD_Fhet_4.1, whole genome shotgun sequence contains these coding sequences:
- the LOC105937100 gene encoding probable G-protein coupled receptor 139, with protein MEAASASVFVTVQKIYYPLLCIVGIPANLFTFYMICFRKCGMSNTAVVYLSCLAIVDTFYLVWVILLDLTLTFWILQPFWHYYPWCGILGFLQYGSLYSSSWIVVVFTIERYLVLRSTASKQTLSQSWVTKMICTAIVLLSHLVSVPMSWINIVTPVNLTVDGENMTLHQCRYRNHAYSTVIVWIATFLSGGIPIVLVIIFNYLIGYHLSRASNLFTKEERRFMYGRNTRGTLKRTILLLGTVSVAFVILSLPRFVTYCILRTRYNDENFNRDDYSIPINVAGDLANMLQNLNSTTNFLLYCMVSRRFRQELVQAMTCKAKALELSTVLNHTTMKVFSVVNHRASPSSNPVNVVLTGVKQTE; from the coding sequence CAAACCTCTTCACATTCTACATGATCTGTTTTCGTAAATGTGGGATGTCCAACACTGCCGTCGTTTACCTGAGCTGTCTGGCCATTGTGGACACCTTCTACCTGGTGTGGGTTATACTTCTGGACCTGACTCTGACCTTCTGGATCCtgcaacccttctggcactatTACCCGTGGTGTGGTATTCTTGGATTCCTGCAGTACGGTtctctctacagctcctcctgGATTGTGGTGGTGTTCACCATTGAGCGCTACCTGGTCCTCAGGAGCACAGCTTCCAAACAGACTCTTTCTCAATCCTGGGTTACTAAAATGATCTGCACAGCTATTGTGCTGCTGTCCCACCTGGTGTCTGTACCAATGAGTTGGATCAACATTGTTACGCCTGTAAACTTAACCGTGGATGGAGAGAACATGACGCTACATCAGTGTCGATATCGAAATCATGCCTATTCTACCGTTATCGTGTGGATAGCTACCTTCCTCTCTGGGGGAATCCCCATTGTGTTGGTCATCATCTTTAACTACCTCATTGGGTACCATCTGTCCCGGGCCAGCAACCTCTTTACTAAGGAGGAACGCCGTTTCATGTATGGAAGGAACACCAGAGGTACACTGAAGAGAACCATTCTCCTTCTGGGAACTGTTTCTGTGGCCTTTGTCATACTTAGTCTGCCTCGCTTTGTCACATACTGCATCCTGAGGACCAGGTACAATGATGAAAACTTCAACAGGGATGACTACAGCATTCCCATCAATGTAGCCGGGGACCTGGCTAACATGCTACAGAACCTCAACTCAACCACCAACTTTCTGCTCTACTGCATGGTCAGCCGTCGCTTCCGCCAAGAGCTGGTTCAGGCTATGACTTGCAAGGCGAAGGCCCTTGAGCTGAGTACTGTCCTCAACCACACCACTATGAAAGTTTTCTCAGTTGTAAATCATAGGGCTTCACCATCCAGCAACCCTGTGAATGTAGTGTTAACCGGTGTTAAACAGACAGAATAG